In Chlorogloeopsis sp. ULAP01, the following are encoded in one genomic region:
- a CDS encoding DUF6816 family protein, translated as MRVIWSFCLIFLFLLGTAEATAGELTEHLENFPKWEKISSVQPAVGDLVYPDWMAGDWLLKSTLVDLVAPLAPDIVTPGFEGNRQYLQVPISFPVRFVQEKKLISGLKILPRPSKKAAIVADRVFNGLNLARAYLGDTTVLSVKVDPDSPNRQITFLRGECARRTLCERQLVSIVSARATETTSDGRFIATEVFQQIFKGGVSPYFNSVESTTAYRKLPTSNPAIEADQVTAVYLSPQDPDYFQAGSRPVALYRYRLEFFPIGV; from the coding sequence ATGAGGGTGATTTGGAGTTTTTGCTTGATATTTTTATTCCTGCTGGGAACAGCAGAAGCAACGGCAGGAGAATTAACCGAGCATTTAGAGAATTTCCCGAAATGGGAGAAAATATCTTCAGTTCAACCAGCAGTAGGAGATTTAGTTTATCCTGATTGGATGGCGGGTGATTGGCTGTTAAAAAGCACACTTGTAGATTTAGTTGCACCCCTAGCTCCTGATATTGTTACACCCGGATTTGAGGGTAATCGTCAATATCTCCAAGTACCTATTAGTTTTCCAGTACGATTTGTGCAGGAAAAAAAGCTGATTTCTGGGTTAAAAATTCTCCCTCGTCCAAGCAAAAAAGCAGCAATCGTGGCAGATAGGGTATTTAATGGCTTAAATTTGGCACGAGCTTATTTAGGCGACACAACAGTTTTATCAGTCAAAGTCGATCCAGATTCGCCCAATCGTCAAATTACTTTTTTAAGGGGCGAGTGCGCTAGGCGCACGCTTTGCGAACGCCAATTAGTTTCTATTGTTTCTGCACGGGCTACAGAAACAACATCTGATGGTAGATTTATTGCGACAGAAGTGTTTCAACAAATATTTAAAGGTGGTGTAAGTCCCTATTTCAATTCTGTAGAATCCACAACAGCCTACCGCAAATTACCAACATCAAACCCAGCCATTGAGGCAGATCAAGTTACCGCCGTCTATCTTTCACCACAAGATCCAGATTACTTTCAAGCTGGTTCTCGTCCAGTTGCTCTTTATCGATATCGCTTGGAATTTTTTCCAATAGGGGTTTAA
- the rpsU gene encoding 30S ribosomal protein S21, with the protein MAEVRLGENESIDSALRRFKKKIQKAGILSEVKRRERYEKPSLRRKRKAETVRKGIR; encoded by the coding sequence GTGGCTGAAGTCCGTTTGGGTGAGAACGAGTCGATTGACTCGGCACTAAGACGTTTTAAAAAGAAAATTCAAAAAGCTGGGATTTTATCCGAAGTCAAGCGGCGAGAAAGGTATGAAAAACCCAGTCTACGCCGTAAGCGGAAAGCGGAAACCGTACGAAAAGGTATCCGCTAG
- a CDS encoding SgcJ/EcaC family oxidoreductase produces the protein MTLRITRFVSLLLVAGTLLPSTLLVSAKVAFADEALVRTTSTQKVDETAIRQVVQKMQDGQNSKNGQMFASAFAKEHDYIVIDGTFLPNQTREANARAHQTLYDGDRTSSLGGNLGEVGVKLNVTKIRFLTPQVAVAHIESQSYLKSQPDKRANNIITTVMQKQQGKWEIVAFHNAPVQKTEGDDFGFVIDIQGLTQKR, from the coding sequence ATGACACTGAGAATTACCCGATTTGTCAGTCTATTGCTGGTGGCAGGAACTTTGCTTCCATCTACGCTCCTAGTATCTGCTAAGGTAGCTTTTGCAGATGAGGCTTTGGTACGCACAACATCTACTCAAAAAGTAGACGAAACTGCGATTCGGCAAGTCGTGCAGAAAATGCAGGATGGGCAAAATTCTAAAAATGGGCAGATGTTCGCCTCTGCATTTGCCAAAGAACATGATTACATTGTCATCGACGGTACATTCTTGCCGAATCAAACACGGGAAGCGAATGCTCGCGCCCACCAGACGCTCTACGATGGCGATCGCACAAGTTCTCTAGGTGGAAATCTTGGAGAAGTAGGTGTAAAGCTAAATGTTACTAAAATCCGCTTTTTGACTCCCCAGGTAGCAGTAGCCCATATTGAAAGCCAATCCTATCTCAAGAGTCAGCCAGACAAAAGAGCGAACAATATTATCACCACCGTGATGCAGAAACAGCAAGGCAAGTGGGAGATTGTAGCATTTCACAATGCTCCGGTGCAAAAAACCGAAGGAGACGATTTCGGCTTTGTGATTGACATTCAAGGACTCACACAGAAAAGATAG
- a CDS encoding PhoH family protein has product MAEAFTIELPNVTSAIALAGQGEENLKILSRQTGATLVLRGQELLISGTDKQIDLASRLVRSLEDLWSKGNFVSSADILTARQALDTQREGELQDLQRDILAKTRRGEEIRAKTFRQRQYIQALRKHDLIFCTGPAGTGKTFLAVVVAVQALLANQFDKLILTRPAVEAGERLGFLPGDLQQKVNPYLRPLYDAINEFIDPEKVPSLMERGVIEVAPLAYMRGRTLNNAFVIVDEAQNTTPSQIKMVLTRLGFNSRMVVTGDMTQTDLAAHQESGLAVALQILKHVEGIYFSEFTQKDVVRHPLVQRIVNAYEQYEK; this is encoded by the coding sequence ATGGCAGAAGCCTTTACCATTGAACTGCCGAATGTCACAAGTGCGATCGCTTTAGCAGGACAAGGAGAAGAAAATCTCAAAATTCTCTCTAGGCAAACAGGAGCAACACTAGTACTGCGCGGACAAGAACTCCTGATTTCCGGCACAGACAAGCAAATTGATTTAGCTAGTCGCTTAGTGCGATCGCTCGAAGACTTGTGGAGCAAAGGCAATTTTGTTTCCAGCGCCGATATTCTCACCGCCCGACAAGCCCTCGACACCCAGCGAGAAGGAGAACTACAAGATTTACAGCGAGATATTCTCGCTAAAACTCGTCGAGGCGAAGAAATCCGTGCCAAAACTTTCCGACAAAGACAATATATCCAGGCTCTACGCAAACACGACTTAATTTTCTGCACAGGGCCAGCTGGTACTGGTAAGACTTTTCTTGCTGTTGTGGTAGCAGTACAAGCACTCCTTGCGAACCAGTTTGACAAACTAATTTTAACTCGTCCCGCCGTCGAAGCAGGTGAAAGACTCGGTTTTTTACCAGGCGACTTGCAGCAGAAGGTTAATCCTTATCTCCGTCCACTCTACGACGCCATCAATGAATTTATCGACCCAGAAAAAGTTCCATCTTTGATGGAAAGAGGTGTGATTGAAGTTGCTCCTTTAGCTTATATGCGAGGACGCACGCTCAATAACGCTTTTGTAATTGTCGATGAAGCTCAAAATACCACACCATCGCAGATCAAAATGGTTCTGACTCGCTTAGGTTTTAATTCTCGGATGGTGGTAACAGGTGATATGACACAAACCGACTTAGCAGCACACCAAGAGTCTGGATTAGCAGTGGCTTTACAAATTTTAAAACACGTAGAAGGCATTTACTTCTCCGAATTTACCCAAAAAGATGTTGTGCGCCATCCCCTAGTTCAACGTATTGTAAATGCATACGAACAGTATGAAAAATAG
- a CDS encoding SgcJ/EcaC family oxidoreductase, whose product MSLQTSPILTSNPVDEAAILAVMQQMIDAWKRGDGAAYAAVFTEDADYIALMVHTSKDVRRLLLPISNFLIRS is encoded by the coding sequence ATGAGTTTACAAACATCTCCAATACTCACCTCAAATCCGGTTGACGAGGCTGCTATTCTTGCAGTTATGCAGCAAATGATTGATGCTTGGAAGAGGGGTGATGGTGCTGCCTATGCTGCTGTATTTACCGAAGATGCAGATTACATCGCCTTAATGGTACACACTTCAAAGGACGTCAGGAGATTGCTTCTTCCCATCAGCAACTTTTTGATACGTTCTTGA
- a CDS encoding class I SAM-dependent methyltransferase, with protein sequence MDSNLELCAVIADRITTNPHKRISFAEYMDMVLYHPEYGYYSTQAVNIGKQGDFFTSVHLGSDFGELLAEQFLQMWEILGQPVLFSLVEMGAGQGHLALDILKYIQQHYPDFFAALEYVIVEKSPALRQVQQERLQDFKLRWCSLEDIPNNSITGCFFSNELLDALPVHQFILEEGKLREIYVTTEKEGRRNSGQGERGHPDAGTRGHGDTGNVFDRFSPSPTSPFVEVTGELSTPKLAEYFDLVGIQFTENFYPEGYRSEVNLAALDWLGVVADRLQRGYVLTVDYGYPASRYYNPRRSQGTLQCYWHHQRHHNPYINVGRQDITAHVDFTALERWGEGCGLNKVSFTRQELFLMMLGLGDRIASLSHTEKSISEVLRRRDALHQLVDPLGLGGFGVLLQSKGLRQTESSQPLKGFTMLEQGPI encoded by the coding sequence ATGGATTCTAATCTAGAACTGTGCGCAGTTATAGCCGATCGCATCACTACCAATCCCCACAAGCGAATCAGTTTCGCCGAGTACATGGATATGGTGTTATACCATCCCGAATACGGTTATTATTCCACTCAGGCAGTAAATATTGGCAAGCAGGGTGATTTTTTTACTTCTGTTCACCTTGGCTCAGACTTTGGCGAATTGCTGGCTGAACAATTTCTCCAGATGTGGGAAATTCTGGGGCAACCTGTACTATTTTCTCTGGTTGAAATGGGTGCAGGGCAAGGGCATTTGGCATTAGATATTTTAAAGTATATACAGCAGCACTATCCAGATTTTTTTGCAGCGCTGGAGTACGTAATTGTGGAAAAGTCACCAGCTTTAAGGCAAGTACAACAGGAACGCTTGCAAGATTTTAAATTACGTTGGTGTAGTTTAGAAGACATACCAAATAACTCAATTACAGGTTGCTTTTTTTCAAACGAGTTGCTAGATGCTTTGCCAGTGCATCAGTTTATTTTAGAAGAGGGGAAACTGCGAGAAATTTATGTAACGACAGAGAAAGAAGGCAGGAGGAATTCGGGACAAGGGGAAAGAGGACACCCAGACGCGGGGACACGGGGACACGGGGACACGGGGAATGTTTTTGATAGATTCTCCCCATCTCCCACTTCACCATTCGTGGAAGTGACGGGTGAACTTTCTACACCAAAATTGGCTGAATATTTTGATTTGGTTGGCATTCAGTTTACAGAAAATTTTTATCCAGAAGGCTATCGCAGTGAGGTAAATTTAGCGGCTTTGGATTGGTTAGGTGTAGTAGCAGACCGTTTGCAGCGTGGGTATGTGTTAACTGTAGATTATGGCTATCCTGCTAGTCGCTACTACAATCCCAGGCGATCGCAAGGCACATTACAATGCTACTGGCATCATCAACGCCATCACAATCCCTATATCAATGTTGGACGACAAGATATCACGGCTCATGTTGACTTTACTGCTTTGGAAAGATGGGGTGAGGGCTGCGGATTAAATAAAGTTAGTTTTACGCGACAAGAACTATTTTTGATGATGCTGGGTTTGGGCGATCGCATTGCTTCACTCTCTCACACAGAAAAGTCCATCTCCGAAGTGCTACGTCGCCGCGATGCACTACACCAGCTTGTAGATCCTTTGGGGCTAGGCGGGTTTGGTGTTTTACTCCAAAGTAAAGGACTCAGGCAAACAGAAAGTTCCCAACCACTCAAGGGATTTACTATGCTAGAACAAGGGCCAATTTGA
- a CDS encoding KH domain-containing protein: MQKPLLKVATKSPTISPDYVGLIRFLIQPFLESPDSLSVDCEMYHTRKRAWIRIAFESTDKGKVFGRGGRNIQAIRTVIAAAAEAAGHSVYLDIYGSNDIGREGVSFEQEGEERLPQPRSKERRGNGTRPIVKSRSL; encoded by the coding sequence GTGCAAAAGCCGCTTCTTAAAGTCGCAACAAAATCCCCAACGATAAGTCCTGACTACGTTGGGCTAATACGGTTTTTAATCCAACCGTTTTTAGAATCGCCAGATTCTTTGAGCGTCGATTGTGAAATGTATCACACCCGCAAGCGGGCTTGGATTCGCATCGCTTTTGAAAGCACAGATAAGGGAAAAGTGTTTGGTCGGGGAGGACGCAATATCCAGGCTATTCGTACAGTCATTGCCGCAGCTGCTGAAGCCGCTGGTCACTCAGTATATTTAGATATTTATGGCAGCAATGATATTGGTCGAGAGGGCGTTTCTTTTGAACAAGAAGGGGAAGAGCGATTACCGCAGCCCAGATCTAAAGAACGACGTGGAAATGGAACTCGCCCTATTGTTAAATCCCGTTCTCTGTAA
- a CDS encoding ChuX/HutX family heme-like substrate-binding protein produces the protein MTATLKEFLEACETLGTLRLIVTSSAAVLEARGKIQKLFYAELPKGKYANMHTEGFEFHLNMDKITEVKFETGEAKRGNFTTYAIRLLDEKQESALSLFLQWGKPGEYEPGQVEAWQALREQYGQVWQPAPVLEI, from the coding sequence ATGACAGCAACTTTAAAAGAATTTTTGGAAGCTTGCGAAACTTTAGGAACTTTGCGCTTAATTGTCACTAGTAGCGCCGCAGTATTAGAAGCACGTGGCAAGATCCAGAAACTGTTTTATGCAGAACTGCCTAAAGGTAAATATGCAAATATGCATACAGAAGGTTTTGAATTTCACTTGAATATGGATAAAATTACGGAAGTGAAATTTGAAACAGGCGAAGCCAAACGAGGCAATTTTACTACCTATGCCATCCGATTGTTAGATGAAAAACAGGAGTCTGCTTTAAGTTTATTTTTACAGTGGGGTAAGCCGGGAGAATATGAACCAGGACAGGTAGAAGCTTGGCAGGCTCTGCGAGAACAGTATGGACAAGTGTGGCAACCCGCACCTGTGCTAGAGATCTGA
- a CDS encoding ABC transporter ATP-binding protein, protein MANFRDILNYFRPYWKLSIFSIAATSAYEIIDLVVPYAIGQILNILSNQPLDKPLQGAIATIAETINYPVGKPLALGVLLGLIFIVTVLRAPTQPWLTSWFHWDIALRARRDQNQKAIEKVLTLPLEFYDENNPGRISGRVARGVANHTWTYPEIAGQMIPKLFRVLGIFVFIWFVEWRIAILYLISFVVILGFTLKKLKRLIWHDNRLDKYMENTESRTSEIISNIKTVKAFATEAKERQRQKLRLERELTVVDNRIHKGYVRLQTWQRTIIQFCVFIILGLTLAATVNGQITLGHFIMTLTLSSMAYAELEPISTLAEIFARRYTSMVRFHEFLQEPSGVDAVSLLEERHETAESPYKFTGKVEFSHVSFGYEPSRRVLEDINFLIEPYQTVALVGRSGSGKSTLVKLLLRYFEPNQGQILIDGQDIRNLDVGNYRRRLAIVHQEVDVFNGTLLDNLTYGRTDATFEQVEEACRIARLDEVIQHLPQGYYTVVGERGVRLSGGQRQRLGIARALLVEPDVLIFDEATSSLDYESERSIQLAMRSLQGTRTTIIIAHRLSTVREADQIVVLDRGKIVEVGSHQELLRHGGIYHRLHALQETGELLS, encoded by the coding sequence ATGGCAAACTTTCGAGATATTCTCAATTATTTTCGTCCTTACTGGAAGCTGAGTATTTTTAGTATTGCAGCAACCAGTGCTTACGAGATTATCGATTTGGTTGTACCTTATGCGATCGGGCAAATTTTAAATATTTTGTCCAATCAACCGTTAGACAAACCACTTCAAGGAGCGATCGCCACAATTGCAGAAACTATAAATTACCCAGTAGGTAAACCTTTAGCATTAGGTGTATTACTGGGTTTAATCTTCATTGTCACCGTATTGAGAGCGCCGACACAGCCTTGGTTAACCAGTTGGTTTCACTGGGATATTGCCTTGAGAGCGCGTCGAGATCAAAATCAAAAAGCGATCGAGAAAGTTCTGACTTTACCACTAGAATTTTATGACGAAAATAACCCCGGACGTATATCCGGACGAGTAGCCAGAGGTGTTGCTAACCACACGTGGACTTATCCCGAAATAGCCGGACAGATGATTCCGAAGCTTTTTCGAGTATTAGGTATTTTTGTATTTATTTGGTTTGTGGAGTGGCGAATAGCAATTTTATATCTAATTTCTTTTGTGGTTATCCTTGGCTTTACCTTGAAAAAATTAAAGCGGCTAATTTGGCACGATAACCGCCTAGATAAATACATGGAAAATACTGAAAGCCGTACTTCAGAAATCATCAGTAATATCAAAACAGTAAAAGCATTTGCAACAGAAGCCAAAGAACGACAACGGCAAAAACTACGTTTAGAACGCGAACTAACTGTAGTTGATAATCGCATCCACAAAGGTTATGTCAGACTACAAACTTGGCAGCGCACTATCATTCAGTTTTGCGTATTTATAATCTTGGGTTTAACACTAGCGGCGACAGTAAACGGACAGATTACTCTCGGCCACTTTATCATGACCTTAACTCTGTCGAGTATGGCTTATGCAGAGTTAGAACCGATTAGTACTTTGGCAGAGATTTTTGCTCGTCGTTACACCTCTATGGTGCGATTTCATGAATTTCTCCAAGAGCCATCGGGAGTTGATGCAGTTAGTCTTTTGGAAGAACGACACGAAACTGCTGAATCACCTTATAAATTCACCGGTAAAGTCGAATTCTCGCACGTTAGTTTTGGTTACGAACCTAGCCGCCGAGTTTTAGAAGATATCAACTTCTTGATTGAGCCATACCAAACAGTTGCATTAGTCGGGCGATCAGGTTCGGGTAAATCAACATTAGTGAAGCTGCTATTGCGGTATTTTGAACCAAATCAAGGCCAAATTTTGATTGACGGACAAGATATTCGCAACTTGGATGTAGGAAATTATCGACGTCGGCTAGCGATCGTTCACCAAGAAGTAGATGTTTTTAACGGTACTCTCTTGGATAACTTAACCTATGGCAGAACTGATGCCACTTTTGAGCAGGTAGAGGAAGCCTGTAGAATCGCCAGACTTGATGAAGTCATCCAGCACCTACCCCAAGGTTACTACACGGTGGTAGGAGAGAGGGGTGTAAGATTATCTGGTGGACAAAGACAACGTTTGGGAATTGCTAGAGCATTGCTGGTAGAACCAGACGTACTCATCTTTGACGAAGCGACTTCCAGTCTAGACTACGAATCTGAGCGTTCCATTCAATTGGCAATGCGATCGCTGCAAGGAACTCGTACCACAATTATTATTGCCCACCGTCTGAGTACAGTCAGAGAGGCAGATCAAATTGTGGTTTTGGATCGAGGCAAAATTGTCGAAGTCGGTAGCCACCAAGAACTGTTACGTCACGGTGGAATATACCATCGCTTGCACGCACTCCAAGAGACTGGGGAATTGTTGAGCTAG
- a CDS encoding MarR family transcriptional regulator has protein sequence MPSEQSKRAELAEALNWAGRELSAATVLFHTAIAERLGLNTTDHKCADILAQTGAITAGELAERTGLTTGAITGVVDRLEKAGFVRRERDPSDRRQVIIQPIQEEMERQIAPLFASMGQAMVELYSNYSDQELALILDFMTKSTKVLQKEATKLREEIN, from the coding sequence ATGCCAAGCGAGCAATCAAAACGTGCTGAGTTAGCCGAGGCGCTGAATTGGGCAGGGCGGGAACTTAGTGCAGCAACAGTGCTGTTCCATACAGCGATCGCAGAAAGACTCGGACTGAATACCACCGATCACAAATGTGCAGATATTCTTGCTCAAACAGGAGCAATCACCGCAGGCGAACTTGCCGAGCGAACAGGATTAACTACTGGGGCGATTACGGGTGTTGTTGATCGGCTCGAAAAGGCTGGCTTTGTGCGGCGTGAGAGAGATCCAAGCGATCGGCGGCAAGTTATCATCCAGCCAATCCAAGAAGAGATGGAGCGCCAGATTGCCCCGTTGTTCGCTTCAATGGGACAAGCAATGGTTGAGTTGTACTCAAACTACAGCGATCAAGAACTCGCACTCATTCTAGATTTTATGACTAAAAGTACTAAAGTCCTTCAAAAGGAAGCCACCAAACTGCGGGAGGAGATTAATTAG
- the rpsP gene encoding 30S ribosomal protein S16: MIKLRLKRYGKKREASYRIVAINSLARRDGRPLEELGFYNPRTDEVRLDVPGIVKRLQQGAQPTDTVRRILQKANVFEQVSAKAAS, translated from the coding sequence ATGATTAAACTGCGCTTGAAACGATACGGCAAAAAGCGGGAAGCAAGCTATCGTATAGTCGCTATTAACAGCCTCGCTCGCCGCGATGGTCGTCCACTAGAAGAACTAGGATTCTACAACCCTAGAACTGACGAAGTACGACTAGATGTTCCCGGCATCGTCAAGCGACTACAACAAGGTGCTCAACCGACTGACACCGTGCGTCGCATCCTACAAAAAGCTAATGTTTTTGAACAGGTCAGTGCAAAAGCCGCTTCTTAA
- a CDS encoding tyrosine-type recombinase/integrase, producing MEGGTTFKKASKGTVVVENFRNKLRLRWRFNRERYSLTLGLEDTAENRKLAEAKAKQIESDIAYERFDATLAKYKPQVTTKYASVYESRPTQPRMTVNQLFAAFIEHKTKTVSVRTIKQKYEVVGKYLASYFDSNKTAEFVNLENAEEFVASLQQSMSASTIKIYLCLLNACWEWGKTKQVTQYNPWKELQQQVKVAPKQPPKPFNKDEIKAIIEAFKKDPHYRHYANYVQFLLATGVRTGEAIGLQWKHISDDFSSIWIGESFTRGVRKSTKTNKARTIPVNKKLEELLKLIKPTNAQPDDLVFPSPEGKAIDDHNFCNRAWRRILEKAGVEYRKPYNTRHTFISHCLEQGMNPVTVASITGHDIETLYENYTGVVNSKPLLPEIF from the coding sequence ATGGAAGGCGGCACAACTTTTAAGAAAGCTAGTAAAGGTACTGTAGTAGTAGAGAACTTTAGAAACAAGTTGAGATTACGTTGGAGGTTCAATAGAGAAAGGTATAGTTTAACCTTAGGACTAGAAGATACAGCAGAAAATAGAAAGCTAGCTGAAGCTAAGGCAAAACAGATTGAATCAGATATCGCTTACGAGAGATTTGATGCAACACTGGCTAAATACAAACCTCAAGTTACAACTAAATATGCAAGCGTTTATGAATCCAGACCGACACAACCCAGAATGACGGTTAATCAGCTATTTGCGGCATTCATAGAACATAAAACTAAAACTGTATCGGTACGAACAATCAAACAGAAGTATGAAGTTGTTGGTAAATATCTTGCTTCTTACTTTGATAGTAACAAAACAGCAGAATTTGTCAATTTGGAGAATGCAGAAGAGTTTGTAGCATCCCTTCAGCAATCCATGTCTGCAAGTACTATAAAAATCTATCTGTGTTTACTTAATGCTTGTTGGGAATGGGGTAAAACAAAGCAAGTAACCCAATACAATCCTTGGAAAGAACTACAACAACAAGTTAAAGTCGCTCCCAAACAACCGCCTAAACCATTTAATAAGGATGAAATTAAGGCAATTATAGAAGCATTCAAAAAAGATCCGCACTATAGGCACTATGCCAATTACGTACAGTTCCTATTGGCTACGGGGGTGCGTACTGGAGAAGCTATCGGGTTACAGTGGAAACATATATCAGATGATTTTTCTTCCATTTGGATTGGAGAAAGTTTTACAAGAGGGGTACGCAAATCCACAAAAACTAATAAAGCACGTACTATACCTGTAAATAAAAAACTTGAAGAACTACTAAAATTGATAAAACCAACAAATGCACAACCAGATGATTTAGTATTTCCTAGTCCAGAAGGTAAAGCTATAGATGACCACAATTTCTGTAATCGTGCTTGGAGGAGAATTTTAGAAAAAGCTGGTGTAGAATATCGTAAACCTTATAATACTCGTCATACTTTCATTTCTCATTGTTTAGAACAAGGTATGAATCCTGTAACTGTAGCGAGTATTACAGGTCATGATATAGAAACACTATATGAAAACTATACTGGTGTTGTAAATTCAAAACCATTATTACCTGAAATATTTTAA
- a CDS encoding globin domain-containing protein, whose product MLSQKSIDIVKSTAPILKQYGLQITNKMYEIMFSNHPEVKEKFDMSAQADGSQPARLASAIYNYASKIDNLSALKPMVERIAHRHVQTHVLPEEYSIVGSSLLQAMQDVLGEVVTDEVMVAWTEAYQALSDIFIAREHNIYEEQKSVIDP is encoded by the coding sequence ATGCTGAGTCAAAAATCTATAGATATAGTCAAATCTACAGCACCAATATTAAAACAGTATGGTTTACAAATTACTAATAAGATGTATGAAATTATGTTTTCTAACCATCCAGAGGTAAAAGAAAAATTTGATATGTCTGCTCAAGCGGATGGTTCTCAACCTGCAAGGTTAGCATCTGCAATATATAATTATGCCAGTAAAATTGATAATTTATCTGCTTTAAAGCCAATGGTTGAAAGGATTGCCCATCGCCATGTGCAAACTCATGTTTTACCAGAGGAATATTCGATTGTCGGCTCAAGTTTACTACAAGCGATGCAGGATGTATTAGGTGAAGTAGTTACCGACGAAGTGATGGTAGCTTGGACAGAAGCTTATCAAGCATTGTCTGACATATTTATTGCCAGAGAACACAATATTTATGAAGAACAAAAGAGCGTTATTGACCCATAA